A single region of the Bacillus cereus genome encodes:
- a CDS encoding MFS transporter — protein sequence MQGEIPTEKNLSYVGKLLLPIKVSPHFKFLWIGQLLSTLGSSITMVILPVVVYSLTGSTVVMGITMAMYMLPNILALPFAGLVVDRIDRVKLMLFTDIIRCILMLLLATLIFMGVLTIPLLYVLVALYGLMEGIFQPAYAAVRAKVFVPEIRNAANALTQMSNQGIRLIGPALGGLIVSVASAGIGFGLDAVTYLLSFLCLLFLREIKFKKVKTIEKSKIDYKQEFMEGVLVLKSHPWLWITILVFSFINICYAGIIVVLIPWLFNVHHHFDAYVYGLGMASSGAGAVIAALIFGGRQQWRKRGLLAYGGVLISGIALLIMPFVSGAPALIALMAMEGFGIMIFGLIWETSLQELVPEEAFGRVASLDMLGSFALLPLGYVIVGWLATVIGGKITIIMLAILVLITIGMALSVPSIRRFD from the coding sequence ATGCAAGGAGAAATACCAACAGAGAAAAATTTAAGTTATGTCGGTAAATTGTTATTGCCAATTAAAGTGTCACCACACTTTAAGTTTTTATGGATTGGGCAATTACTTTCGACTTTAGGTAGTTCGATAACGATGGTTATTTTGCCAGTCGTTGTGTATTCATTAACTGGTTCAACAGTTGTAATGGGAATAACTATGGCAATGTACATGCTTCCTAATATTCTTGCGTTACCGTTTGCTGGATTAGTCGTGGATCGAATTGATCGGGTGAAATTAATGTTATTTACAGATATAATTCGCTGCATATTAATGCTATTACTTGCAACACTGATATTTATGGGCGTTTTAACAATTCCACTTCTATATGTACTCGTAGCATTATATGGACTTATGGAAGGGATATTTCAGCCGGCGTATGCGGCTGTAAGAGCGAAAGTATTTGTACCGGAAATTCGAAATGCAGCTAATGCATTAACGCAAATGAGTAATCAAGGTATACGACTAATTGGACCGGCTCTTGGAGGATTGATCGTTTCAGTTGCATCTGCCGGAATAGGATTTGGACTGGATGCAGTAACGTATTTGCTATCATTTTTATGTTTATTATTTTTAAGAGAAATAAAGTTCAAAAAGGTAAAAACCATTGAAAAGAGTAAGATCGATTACAAACAAGAGTTTATGGAAGGTGTTTTAGTTTTAAAAAGCCACCCGTGGCTATGGATTACAATTTTAGTCTTTTCTTTCATAAATATTTGTTATGCAGGAATTATCGTTGTGTTAATTCCATGGTTGTTTAATGTTCATCACCATTTTGATGCTTACGTATATGGATTGGGTATGGCTTCTTCTGGTGCTGGAGCTGTAATTGCAGCACTAATTTTCGGTGGGAGGCAGCAGTGGCGTAAGAGGGGATTACTTGCATATGGTGGTGTGTTAATAAGTGGAATAGCACTATTAATTATGCCTTTCGTTTCTGGGGCACCTGCTTTAATAGCTTTAATGGCAATGGAAGGATTCGGTATTATGATATTTGGGCTCATTTGGGAAACAAGTTTACAAGAGCTTGTACCAGAAGAAGCATTTGGAAGAGTGGCAAGTCTTGATATGTTAGGTTCATTTGCTTTATTGCCATTAGGATATGTGATTGTAGGTTGGTTAGCTACTGTAATAGGTGGCAAGATAACAATTATAATGCTAGCTATTTTAGTACTCATAACAATTGGGATGGCATTGTCTGTACCAAGTATTCGGCGGTTCGATTGA
- a CDS encoding ketoacyl-ACP synthase III, with protein MNSKSRITAIGTYVPKQILSNNDLEKMVHTNDEWIVQRTGMKERRIASEEEYSSHLAIKAIENLCKTYKKSLEDVDCIIVATTTADFVFPSVACQIQQYFDIPHTLAFDLNATCAGFTYGLHVGNGLITSGSHQKVLVIATETLSKVTDYTDRTTCILFGDGAGAILLERDENKPSFIATHMGTNGDGGINLYRTNLSTTMNGTPLQTNEKIVQNGREVYKWATRTVPAGIKNLLHTANMQIDDIDWFIPHSVNLRMIESICEKTEIPIQKTLTSVKYMGNTSSASIPLALDLARKEGKLTNGDTLLLYGFGGGLTHLGLIVEWDLS; from the coding sequence ATGAATTCTAAATCTCGTATTACTGCAATCGGTACTTATGTTCCAAAGCAAATATTGTCTAATAACGATTTAGAAAAGATGGTCCATACGAATGATGAATGGATTGTGCAAAGAACAGGAATGAAGGAAAGAAGAATCGCTAGTGAAGAAGAATACTCTTCTCACTTAGCCATTAAAGCAATTGAAAATTTATGTAAAACATATAAGAAAAGCTTAGAAGATGTCGACTGTATCATTGTCGCTACCACTACTGCTGACTTTGTTTTCCCTAGTGTTGCTTGCCAAATACAACAATACTTCGACATACCTCATACACTAGCTTTTGATTTAAATGCGACTTGCGCTGGTTTCACATACGGACTGCACGTCGGTAATGGCTTAATCACTTCTGGTTCACATCAAAAAGTACTTGTCATAGCGACAGAGACATTATCTAAAGTTACTGATTACACCGATAGAACGACCTGTATTTTGTTCGGTGATGGTGCTGGAGCTATTTTATTAGAAAGAGATGAAAACAAACCAAGCTTTATCGCTACTCACATGGGAACAAACGGTGACGGCGGCATTAATCTATACAGAACAAACTTATCTACTACTATGAATGGCACACCACTGCAAACAAATGAAAAAATTGTTCAAAACGGAAGAGAAGTATATAAATGGGCAACACGCACAGTGCCAGCAGGTATAAAAAATTTATTACATACCGCAAATATGCAAATAGATGATATAGACTGGTTCATCCCACATAGTGTTAACTTACGAATGATTGAATCTATTTGTGAGAAAACCGAAATTCCAATTCAAAAAACTTTAACAAGTGTAAAATACATGGGGAATACATCATCAGCCTCCATTCCACTCGCTCTAGATTTAGCTAGAAAAGAAGGAAAATTAACTAATGGAGACACACTTTTGCTGTATGGATTTGGTGGTGGTCTTACGCATTTAGGGCTTATTGTGGAGTGGGATTTAAGTTAA
- a CDS encoding DUF4166 domain-containing protein, with amino-acid sequence MANIYERLLGDTYKNLHPKLQKRYEITEKNSFTGEGKMDEIYGGSFFVKLILKIASKFRMFFSERGKEVPFTIHNTVERDEHGKEFVRWNRTFYFHNKKRYFNAVMQLDEENNEILDYFGKPHMLVSTLNFYIDEVGAIHISSKKQWFYMFGRKIPLPRFLYGDAKIVESYDETLQCFRIHVQVRNPLIGSLFSYKGTFVERK; translated from the coding sequence ATGGCTAATATTTATGAGAGATTATTAGGAGATACCTATAAAAATCTTCATCCAAAATTACAGAAACGCTATGAGATTACAGAAAAAAATAGCTTTACTGGAGAAGGGAAGATGGATGAAATTTACGGAGGTTCTTTTTTCGTAAAATTGATATTAAAAATTGCATCGAAGTTTCGAATGTTTTTCTCTGAGCGGGGGAAGGAAGTGCCATTTACAATACATAATACCGTTGAACGAGATGAACATGGAAAGGAATTTGTGCGGTGGAATCGTACTTTTTATTTTCATAATAAGAAAAGGTATTTTAACGCTGTTATGCAGTTGGATGAAGAGAATAATGAAATTTTAGATTATTTTGGCAAACCGCATATGCTCGTTTCTACATTGAATTTTTATATTGATGAGGTGGGGGCAATACATATTTCTTCAAAGAAACAATGGTTTTACATGTTCGGAAGAAAAATACCGTTACCTAGATTTTTATACGGAGATGCAAAAATTGTAGAAAGTTATGATGAAACACTACAATGTTTTCGAATTCATGTACAAGTACGCAATCCGTTAATTGGTTCATTATTTTCATATAAGGGAACATTTGTGGAGAGGAAATAA
- a CDS encoding DoxX-like family protein: MGKKKPIYVATEMKTTMEKLWEYTQEPDLHTEWDARFTEISYLEKKEGEPQKFLYKTNIGFGLEIAGEGESIGEVRKETGERMSSLKFWTDNQLSLIQIGRGYWKYTPNEEHIYFETQYDYDTRLGRIGNVIDSYVFRPLLGWATAWSFDALKLWLEKDLHPSMLIRRTMTYWLVCFLFAFVWLYQGGVPKVIFSHPEEVKMLSELIGSNESSISILKIVGFLEIIWGVMWLLPFQKRKLFILHIVMLIGLTIVAGVTNITSFTQPFNPLTLNFLLIGLSIVGYINSTNLPSAKNCKRKRKG, translated from the coding sequence ATGGGCAAGAAAAAGCCTATTTATGTAGCGACAGAAATGAAAACAACAATGGAGAAATTATGGGAATATACGCAAGAACCGGACCTACATACAGAGTGGGATGCACGTTTTACAGAAATCTCGTATTTGGAGAAAAAGGAGGGGGAGCCGCAGAAGTTTTTATATAAAACGAATATTGGTTTCGGACTTGAAATAGCTGGAGAAGGAGAATCGATAGGTGAAGTAAGAAAAGAAACTGGAGAGCGCATGTCTTCTTTAAAATTTTGGACAGACAATCAATTATCACTTATACAAATCGGGCGTGGTTATTGGAAATATACACCGAATGAAGAACATATTTATTTTGAGACGCAATATGATTATGATACAAGGCTTGGTCGTATAGGAAATGTGATAGATTCATATGTTTTTCGACCTTTATTAGGTTGGGCAACTGCATGGAGTTTTGATGCTCTCAAATTATGGTTAGAAAAAGACCTCCATCCTAGTATGTTAATTAGAAGAACGATGACGTATTGGCTCGTTTGCTTTTTATTTGCTTTCGTATGGTTATATCAAGGGGGCGTACCGAAAGTGATTTTTAGTCATCCAGAGGAAGTGAAGATGCTTTCTGAGTTAATCGGATCGAATGAAAGTAGTATTTCTATACTTAAAATAGTTGGATTTTTAGAAATAATATGGGGTGTTATGTGGCTATTGCCATTTCAAAAACGAAAGTTGTTTATATTACATATTGTTATGTTAATAGGCTTAACTATAGTGGCAGGAGTTACGAATATCACAAGTTTTACGCAACCGTTTAATCCGCTTACATTAAATTTTCTTCTAATAGGGTTATCGATTGTCGGTTATATAAATAGCACTAATTTGCCGAGCGCAAAAAATTGTAAGAGGAAGAGAAAGGGATAA
- a CDS encoding S-layer homology domain-containing protein encodes MKKSISNVLAVTVALQVVMAPATSFAAEKEFPDVPKDHWSYKAITNLTSKEIIAGYDNGKFGFGDVVNREQVAALIYRTLKPEAKSEYKNPYSDISEGTTMFQKEILALTDMGIFVGDGKGTFRPKESLTRAEMAVILQRAFKLKVIANHTFNDVPKNHWANDAISALESNGVAAGNGSGAFNPTSVLTREEYAQFLFNAMASYIDLDVTLPSNVTAQEIDNYIKRYHPDSPLVGVGQDFIKAQNEYGVNSLYLAAHAILESGYGKSEIAYRKHNLFGLRAYDWDPFAHAKYLPSYGLSISYNADYVRKNYLEQGAKYFKGYTLPAMNVMYSTDKEWAGKIANIMERIKPFNNKDYQNVKRLPKNPNTLNVDALGETIPYKDYAKDAKATVQSVGSYYQVPFPFNNPIKSVPNVTQNEVGKLENGTKVNVYREDPNGWVEFSLENAPEKYWTLKKNLKL; translated from the coding sequence ATGAAAAAAAGTATTTCTAATGTGTTAGCAGTGACAGTCGCACTTCAAGTAGTGATGGCTCCAGCAACTTCATTTGCAGCTGAAAAGGAATTTCCAGACGTTCCGAAAGATCATTGGTCATATAAAGCAATTACTAATTTAACGTCAAAAGAAATTATTGCAGGATATGATAATGGTAAGTTTGGATTCGGGGATGTTGTAAATCGTGAGCAAGTAGCCGCATTAATATATCGTACATTAAAACCAGAAGCGAAAAGCGAATATAAAAATCCATACTCTGATATTAGCGAAGGGACAACAATGTTCCAAAAAGAAATTTTAGCTTTAACAGATATGGGGATTTTCGTAGGTGATGGTAAAGGAACATTTAGACCGAAAGAATCTTTAACTCGTGCGGAAATGGCTGTAATTTTACAGAGAGCCTTTAAACTAAAAGTAATAGCTAATCATACATTTAATGATGTTCCTAAAAATCATTGGGCAAATGATGCGATTAGTGCATTAGAGTCTAACGGCGTTGCTGCAGGTAATGGCTCAGGTGCATTTAATCCAACTAGTGTTTTAACACGTGAAGAATATGCGCAATTTTTATTTAATGCCATGGCCTCATATATCGATTTAGATGTAACATTACCTTCTAATGTAACAGCTCAAGAGATTGATAATTATATTAAAAGATATCATCCCGATAGTCCGCTTGTTGGAGTTGGACAAGACTTTATTAAAGCGCAAAACGAGTATGGCGTGAACTCTTTATATTTAGCAGCACATGCAATCTTAGAGTCTGGATACGGGAAATCAGAAATTGCATATCGTAAACATAATTTATTTGGACTACGAGCGTATGATTGGGACCCATTCGCACATGCAAAATATTTACCATCTTATGGATTAAGTATTTCATACAATGCTGATTATGTGAGGAAGAATTACTTAGAACAAGGTGCTAAGTATTTCAAAGGTTACACATTACCTGCGATGAATGTAATGTATTCAACTGATAAAGAATGGGCTGGCAAAATTGCTAATATTATGGAACGTATTAAGCCTTTCAATAACAAAGATTATCAAAATGTAAAACGATTACCGAAAAACCCTAATACATTAAATGTAGATGCATTAGGCGAAACAATTCCATATAAAGATTACGCAAAAGATGCGAAAGCTACTGTTCAATCAGTAGGATCTTACTATCAAGTTCCATTCCCGTTTAACAATCCAATAAAGAGTGTACCAAACGTTACACAAAATGAAGTTGGAAAATTAGAAAATGGTACAAAAGTAAATGTATATCGTGAAGATCCAAATGGCTGGGTAGAATTCTCACTTGAAAATGCGCCAGAAAAATATTGGACATTGAAGAAGAATTTAAAATTATAA
- a CDS encoding polyphosphate kinase 2 family protein, translating to MENGHLAKVDLTKRIDSKSKYNKKLEKYQMRLLALQQILKEEKIAVMLVMEGWDAAGKGGAIKRVTEHLDPRGFQVNPIGAPAPHEKRYHYLQRFWRKLPQYGQITIFDRSWYGRVLVERVEEFATKEEWTRAYGEINDFEKLLTDDHYIIGKFFYHISKDEQLKRFKERENNPLKRWKITDEDWRNREKWDEYVEAVEDMFEETDKPNAKWNIIASNDKLYARLKTLKVIISLIEDYFVEHGIELPSYYYEIKEGEKKEIKSVQDVGGK from the coding sequence ATGGAAAATGGACATCTTGCTAAAGTAGATTTAACGAAAAGAATTGATTCGAAATCTAAGTACAATAAGAAACTCGAAAAATATCAAATGCGTTTATTAGCACTACAGCAAATTTTAAAAGAAGAGAAAATAGCCGTTATGCTCGTTATGGAAGGTTGGGATGCGGCAGGTAAAGGCGGAGCGATTAAGCGAGTGACTGAACATCTTGATCCACGCGGATTCCAAGTAAATCCAATCGGAGCGCCTGCTCCCCATGAAAAACGGTATCATTATTTGCAACGTTTTTGGCGGAAACTTCCTCAATATGGGCAAATTACTATATTCGACCGTTCATGGTATGGTCGTGTATTAGTTGAACGTGTTGAAGAGTTCGCCACAAAGGAAGAGTGGACGAGGGCGTATGGTGAAATTAATGATTTTGAGAAGTTATTAACAGATGATCATTACATAATAGGAAAGTTTTTCTATCACATTAGTAAAGACGAACAGTTGAAACGATTTAAAGAGAGAGAGAACAACCCTCTTAAAAGATGGAAAATTACAGATGAAGACTGGCGTAATCGTGAAAAATGGGATGAATATGTCGAAGCAGTGGAAGACATGTTTGAAGAAACAGATAAGCCGAATGCTAAATGGAATATTATTGCGAGTAATGATAAATTATACGCTCGTTTAAAAACATTGAAAGTAATTATTTCGTTAATTGAGGATTATTTCGTAGAGCATGGTATAGAATTACCTTCTTATTACTATGAAATAAAAGAAGGTGAGAAAAAGGAAATTAAATCTGTGCAAGATGTAGGGGGTAAATAG
- a CDS encoding MFS transporter produces the protein MLGKAETSVNNHMYTEEEQQKLYKRTLLIVSISQMFGGAGLAAGITVGALLAQQMLGTDAYAGLPAAMFTMGSAVAAFFVGKLSQKYGRRIGLATGFIVGGLGAIGVVLAALTNNIILLLVSLLIYGSGTATNLQARYAGTDLANKKQRATAISITMVMTTFGAVAGPNLVGVMGRFAHSIGIPELAGPFILSAAAFILAGLVLFVMLRPDPLIIANIIETYKQEHTYKGRPVTEEMIENKRGVTVGAIVMILTQIVMVAIMTMTPVHMGHHGHGLSAVGLVIGFHVGAMYLPSLVTGMLIDKIGRTTMSIAGGMILLAAGVIAAIAPSDSLLLLIVALSLLGLGWNLGLISGTAQIVDSTTPSTRAKTQGKIDVFIALAGASGGAMSGMVVANSSYAALSLAGGVLALSLIPVVIWSRKGARN, from the coding sequence ATGCTAGGTAAGGCGGAAACTTCAGTAAATAACCATATGTATACAGAAGAAGAGCAACAAAAATTATATAAACGAACGTTACTAATCGTAAGTATTTCACAAATGTTCGGCGGAGCGGGATTAGCTGCTGGAATTACAGTAGGTGCACTTCTTGCGCAGCAAATGCTTGGAACAGATGCATATGCAGGATTACCGGCTGCTATGTTTACAATGGGATCTGCAGTAGCGGCTTTCTTCGTTGGGAAGTTATCGCAAAAATATGGTCGCCGAATAGGACTTGCAACAGGGTTTATAGTAGGGGGACTAGGGGCTATTGGAGTTGTATTAGCTGCTTTAACAAATAATATTATTCTATTACTAGTCTCTTTACTCATATATGGTTCAGGTACAGCTACAAATTTACAAGCGCGTTATGCTGGAACGGATTTAGCGAATAAGAAGCAGCGAGCAACTGCTATTAGTATTACGATGGTAATGACGACTTTTGGTGCAGTTGCAGGTCCAAATTTAGTAGGTGTAATGGGAAGGTTTGCTCATTCAATTGGAATTCCTGAACTTGCTGGTCCGTTCATATTATCGGCAGCTGCATTTATACTAGCGGGTCTTGTCCTATTTGTTATGCTTCGTCCAGATCCGTTAATTATTGCTAACATAATAGAAACATATAAACAAGAACATACATATAAAGGGCGACCAGTAACAGAAGAAATGATAGAAAATAAGCGTGGTGTTACTGTTGGAGCAATTGTTATGATACTTACTCAAATAGTGATGGTTGCGATTATGACGATGACGCCAGTTCATATGGGACACCACGGTCATGGATTAAGTGCAGTAGGGCTTGTAATTGGTTTTCATGTAGGTGCAATGTACCTTCCATCACTTGTTACAGGAATGTTAATTGATAAAATTGGCCGTACTACGATGAGTATAGCTGGTGGGATGATTTTACTTGCAGCGGGTGTCATAGCTGCGATAGCACCGAGTGATTCTTTACTATTATTAATTGTTGCTCTTTCTTTACTTGGATTAGGATGGAACCTCGGATTGATTAGTGGTACAGCACAAATCGTTGACTCCACAACTCCTTCTACACGTGCTAAAACACAAGGGAAAATAGATGTTTTTATTGCGTTAGCCGGAGCTTCAGGTGGAGCGATGTCAGGAATGGTAGTAGCTAACTCCAGTTATGCCGCATTATCATTAGCGGGAGGAGTGTTAGCATTATCGCTAATCCCTGTTGTGATATGGTCTCGAAAAGGGGCAAGAAATTAA
- a CDS encoding carbon starvation protein A: MITFLVSIVVLIIGYFTYGKFIEKIFGVNYTRKTPAYVNRDGVDYVPMDRRKNSMIQLLNIAGTGPIFGPILGALYGPVAFVWIVIGAIFAGAVHDYLTGMISIRNKGAHIPELAGKFLGNAMRHIVNIFSLLLLVLVGTVFITTPASLLDIVLQGKVSITIILSVIFIYYILSTILPIDKIIGKIYPLLGALLLISAIGIGGMMIIKGSPIPELTFENMHPDNAPIFPLLMLTITCGALSGFHATQSPIISRTLQTEKHGRYVFFGMMIAEAIIAMIWAAAAMSIFSYGELNELIKSGTPAAVVSEISKTMLGAVGGTIAVIGVIVLPITSGDTAFRAARSIIADYFNFNQTKLKNRLIIAIPLFVIAYGLTKIDFSLLWRYFSWANQSTAAIALWIGTMYLFIKGKPYIVALIPAIFMTLMTVVYILNAKIGFNIPLNTAYIVGAVITVILTAIFFIKAVKNKKENIEVDVQLEKEAV; this comes from the coding sequence GTGATTACATTTTTAGTGTCAATCGTCGTATTGATAATCGGTTATTTTACATACGGAAAGTTTATTGAAAAGATATTTGGAGTAAATTATACAAGAAAAACACCGGCATATGTGAATCGAGATGGAGTAGACTATGTACCTATGGATAGGCGAAAGAATTCTATGATTCAATTACTTAATATTGCAGGTACTGGTCCTATATTCGGGCCAATCTTAGGTGCTTTATATGGTCCAGTTGCATTTGTTTGGATTGTGATAGGGGCGATTTTTGCAGGAGCCGTTCACGATTATCTTACAGGGATGATTTCTATACGAAATAAAGGGGCGCATATTCCTGAATTAGCAGGGAAATTTTTAGGGAATGCAATGAGACATATTGTAAATATTTTTTCACTATTACTTTTAGTATTAGTAGGAACTGTATTTATAACAACGCCAGCATCATTACTTGATATCGTATTGCAAGGAAAAGTGTCAATAACTATTATCTTATCTGTAATTTTCATATATTATATTTTATCTACAATCTTACCGATTGATAAAATTATCGGAAAAATTTATCCACTATTAGGTGCCTTATTGTTAATAAGTGCTATTGGTATAGGTGGAATGATGATAATAAAAGGCTCTCCGATTCCAGAGTTAACGTTTGAAAATATGCATCCAGACAATGCACCTATTTTCCCATTATTAATGTTGACGATTACGTGTGGTGCCTTATCAGGATTCCACGCAACACAATCACCAATTATCTCACGTACACTTCAAACGGAGAAACATGGCCGTTATGTATTTTTCGGTATGATGATTGCAGAAGCGATAATTGCGATGATCTGGGCAGCTGCGGCGATGAGTATTTTCTCTTACGGTGAATTAAATGAGTTAATTAAATCGGGTACACCAGCTGCGGTTGTAAGTGAGATTTCGAAGACGATGTTAGGTGCTGTTGGTGGCACAATAGCTGTTATTGGGGTCATTGTATTGCCAATTACATCTGGAGATACAGCATTCCGTGCGGCACGTTCTATAATTGCGGACTATTTCAATTTCAATCAAACAAAATTAAAAAACCGTTTAATCATTGCGATTCCATTGTTTGTTATTGCATATGGCTTGACGAAGATTGATTTTTCACTATTATGGAGATATTTCTCTTGGGCTAACCAATCAACTGCGGCAATTGCACTATGGATTGGAACGATGTATTTATTTATTAAAGGAAAACCGTATATTGTAGCTTTGATTCCGGCAATATTTATGACGCTCATGACAGTCGTTTATATTTTAAATGCGAAGATTGGTTTTAATATTCCACTAAATACAGCGTATATAGTAGGTGCGGTTATTACAGTTATTTTAACTGCTATATTCTTTATAAAAGCTGTGAAAAATAAAAAAGAGAATATTGAAGTAGACGTGCAATTAGAGAAGGAAGCTGTGTAG
- a CDS encoding YndJ family protein: protein MKNIIVGLACYIIFLIYEWSNVNPVEAIILLSILLFIPMSFCIIDKETRNGSYLLFYKFGEFLYPIAAVSAMLAFVTNHFIFALLWLMYTGIIALFGVSRLLERGWKPLEETAIDSAFIYLFLGGFWFFASVAKLSIMHFSSDIVLLTAAHFHYSAFLLPLSAGLIGRKREKRSKVYDAIMFIIVISPMTVAVGITYSRVFEFFAVFLYLCAIYGYGIYVLRTKFNAISAKVLLIISSSILMVTIMFSLIYSYGNLKYVMTITIAQMVWIHGVVNGIGVALLAFVGWIIEKSTPNYKYYRKPMSRLRGNATVGEAFLHNRNLIDSKEYNGLVDKMKDFHSEAFDMAKIPLSIIRFYENTKEYELQSHIKWTRWFRPFAFCYEKMSKRVGQIHLGMGDKWETMHGSIIGVIDEKDGRENVRAWLRKNEAGESIFVALYSKHTYKNETYMNIGLPLPYSNMMGVLKLCNRSNDLIITSKLRRNGKGDEGIYLHTRFFTIRLPLAETFIIKEGANQRLEANHKMWIFGIKFLEIDYEIKRLRD, encoded by the coding sequence ATGAAAAATATAATAGTTGGGCTTGCTTGTTATATTATATTTCTAATATACGAGTGGTCGAATGTAAACCCTGTTGAAGCAATTATATTGTTATCTATTTTATTATTTATACCGATGTCATTTTGTATTATTGACAAAGAAACAAGAAATGGATCATATTTATTATTTTATAAATTTGGAGAATTTTTATATCCAATAGCAGCAGTTAGTGCGATGCTAGCTTTCGTAACAAATCATTTCATTTTTGCTCTTCTTTGGCTTATGTATACTGGGATTATTGCATTATTTGGTGTAAGTAGATTACTAGAAAGAGGATGGAAACCGTTAGAAGAGACAGCTATTGATAGTGCGTTTATATATTTGTTTTTAGGTGGTTTCTGGTTTTTTGCTTCAGTAGCAAAACTTTCCATTATGCATTTTAGTTCTGACATTGTTTTACTCACAGCTGCACACTTTCATTATTCGGCATTTCTATTGCCGTTATCAGCTGGTTTAATTGGGAGAAAAAGAGAAAAGAGAAGTAAAGTATATGATGCTATTATGTTTATCATCGTCATTTCACCTATGACAGTTGCAGTAGGAATTACGTACTCAAGGGTATTTGAATTTTTTGCAGTGTTCCTATATTTATGTGCTATTTATGGTTATGGGATTTATGTTTTGCGCACGAAATTTAATGCTATCAGTGCAAAGGTTCTCCTGATCATATCGTCTAGCATACTAATGGTAACAATTATGTTTTCGCTTATATACTCATATGGGAATTTGAAATATGTAATGACGATTACAATTGCACAAATGGTTTGGATTCACGGTGTTGTAAATGGAATTGGAGTAGCGTTACTAGCATTTGTCGGCTGGATCATTGAAAAGAGTACTCCGAATTATAAATATTACAGGAAACCAATGAGCAGATTAAGAGGAAATGCGACAGTTGGTGAAGCATTTTTACATAACAGAAATTTAATAGATAGCAAGGAATACAACGGTTTAGTTGATAAAATGAAGGATTTTCATAGTGAGGCATTTGACATGGCGAAGATTCCTTTAAGTATTATTCGTTTTTATGAAAATACAAAAGAGTATGAGTTACAATCGCATATTAAATGGACTCGTTGGTTCCGCCCGTTTGCATTTTGCTATGAGAAAATGAGTAAGCGTGTAGGACAAATACATTTAGGAATGGGCGACAAGTGGGAAACGATGCATGGCTCTATCATAGGGGTAATAGATGAGAAGGATGGAAGAGAGAATGTAAGGGCTTGGCTAAGAAAAAATGAAGCAGGAGAATCTATTTTTGTAGCTCTTTACTCAAAACATACATATAAGAATGAGACATACATGAATATTGGATTACCTTTACCATATTCGAATATGATGGGGGTTTTGAAATTATGTAATAGGAGTAATGATTTAATTATTACTAGTAAGCTGAGAAGAAATGGTAAGGGGGATGAGGGGATTTATTTACATACTCGTTTCTTTACAATACGTTTACCGTTAGCAGAGACATTTATTATTAAAGAGGGTGCAAATCAAAGGTTAGAAGCTAACCATAAAATGTGGATATTCGGAATCAAGTTTTTAGAAATTGATTATGAGATTAAGAGATTAAGAGATTAG